The following proteins are co-located in the Vigna unguiculata cultivar IT97K-499-35 chromosome 9, ASM411807v1, whole genome shotgun sequence genome:
- the LOC114196095 gene encoding WAT1-related protein At4g08300: protein MEDQNGGGKMSQGLRKLKPYLAILSLQFGYSGMYIITMVSFKHGMSHWILSVYRHVVAAIIIVPFALVLERKIRPKMTLPIFLRIVALGFLEPVLDQNLYNMGMKMTSTTFASATVNVLPAITFIMALIFRLEKVNLRKFHSLAKVIGTVITVSGAMVMTLYKGPAFQIIKGGGAIGNHHNSSSSTTEPSDQHWVVGTVMLISSCASWAGFFILQSFTLKKYPAELSLTAWICVMGIIEGSIASLIFERDFSVWVIGWDSRLLACVYSGVICSGMAYYVQGVVTRERGPVFVTSFSPLCMIITAALGSLVLAEQVHLGSIFGAILIVCGLYTVVWGKSKDRVNATETGKEGSQELPMKDSTKSASDKFYGLEINVSDEVLRKGVPPTTLS, encoded by the exons ATGGAGGACCAAAATGGTGGTGGAAAGATGAGCCAAGGGCTTCGCAAGTTGAAGCCTTACCTTGCTATATTGTCCCTTCAGTTCGGTTACTCAGGGATGTATATCATCACCATGGTTTCTTTCAAGCATGGCATGAGTCATTGGATACTCTCAGTGTACCGTCACGTAGTTGCCGCCATTATCATAGTCCCTTTTGCTCTTGTCCTTGAAAg AAAAATAAGACCAAAGATGACTCTTCCCATCTTCCTCAGGATAGTGGCACTTGGTTTCCTTGA GCCAGTGCTAGATCAGAACTTGTACAACATGGGAATGAAAATGACTTCAACAACGTTTGCATCCGCCACAGTTAATGTCCTCCCGGCCATTACTTTTATTATGGCTCTCATTTTCAG GCTGGAGAAGGTGAACCTGAGAAAATTTCACAGCCTAGCGAAGGTCATCGGAACGGTAATAACAGTTTCGGGAGCTATGGTTATGACTCTGTACAAAGGCCCTGCCTTTCAAATAATAAAGGGTGGAGGAGCCATCGGCAACCACCACAACTCTAGCAGTAGCACCACTGAACCCTCTGATCAACACTGGGTGGTTGGCACAGTCATGCTCATATCAAGTTGTGCCAGTTGGGCTGGTTTCTTCATTTTGCAA tcattcaCTTTGAAGAAGTACCCAGCGGAGCTCTCACTCACGGCATGGATTTGCGTAATGGGAATCATTGAGGGTTCAATCGCATCCCTTATATTTGAACGAGACTTTAGTGTATGGGTCATAGGGTGGGATTCGAGGCTTCTCGCTTGTGTGTATTCT GGGGTGATTTGTTCTGGAATGGCATACTATGTACAAGGGGTTGTAACCAGGGAACGTGGACCGGTGTTTGTGACATCTTTCAGCCCTCTATGTATGATAATCACCGCTGCATTGGGTTCCCTTGTTTTAGCCGAACAAGTTCATCTCGGAAG TATATTTGGGGCTATTCTGATCGTGTGTGGACTTTACACTGTGGTGTGGGGCAAAAGCAAAGACCGTGTGAACGCAACAGAAACAGGGAAAGAAGGAAGCCAAGAATTGCCAATGAAGGACAGTACAAAATCAGCGTCAGACAAGTTTTATGGGCTTGAGATCAATGTTTCAGATGAGGTGTTGAGGAAAGGTGTCCCACCAACAACGTTATCATGA